From the Gemmatimonadales bacterium genome, one window contains:
- the dacB gene encoding D-alanyl-D-alanine carboxypeptidase/D-alanyl-D-alanine-endopeptidase codes for MTRFLCAPRPTLRAVLGLLALMGGLALLPAVAQAQGDAEVQRALDSWYKRAKRRAPGEWGIAIADQTGRVLWSVAEDRPLLPASTVKLFTTGFARSTLGGDARVATRVVGTGMVDPFTGQWMGTWALELNGDLSLERATRQGPQLADLAQQLAARGITHLQGPLVVRSANGPADAVYPSVWASRHKGRLFAPPIGAITLHENTVEFTVRPGSKSGARPVIIGESPTGVSQLVTNRARTVAGRRSSLRLSSTSSGGWVLSGTIGTSARARRLTSVANHPEAVLRAVWGKALKDAGIQWDNTFALASTSSPENATVLAEIESPTLDSLASEVNTRSLNIGAELLLRWAGGATNAAQKLMEHIRSITGATTGVHLVDGSGLSTEDRIAPSVFVSYLTRFPMTPEGRNFPLLLPANGEGTLGRLGGMPGRGVVRAKTGTLGNVSTLVGYLGRPEGVLVVTLMYNGGYSYTARQEQWRLFRTLGADAVQIPEDHSLDIEPVQLGGEDEAPPAPAPIVGFGLF; via the coding sequence GTGACGCGTTTCCTGTGCGCGCCTCGCCCAACCCTTCGCGCCGTGCTCGGCCTGCTCGCCCTGATGGGCGGGCTGGCGCTGTTGCCGGCCGTGGCGCAGGCGCAGGGCGACGCAGAAGTGCAGCGCGCGCTGGACAGCTGGTACAAGCGGGCCAAGCGCCGCGCACCGGGCGAGTGGGGCATCGCAATTGCCGACCAGACCGGACGCGTCCTCTGGAGCGTCGCCGAAGACCGCCCTCTCCTTCCCGCCTCGACCGTGAAGCTGTTCACCACCGGCTTTGCCCGCAGCACCCTCGGCGGTGACGCCCGCGTCGCCACGCGCGTGGTCGGCACGGGGATGGTGGACCCCTTCACGGGCCAGTGGATGGGGACCTGGGCGCTCGAGCTCAATGGCGATCTGTCGCTGGAACGCGCCACCCGCCAGGGCCCGCAGCTGGCCGATCTGGCCCAGCAGTTGGCCGCCCGCGGCATCACGCACCTGCAGGGTCCCCTCGTCGTGCGGAGCGCAAACGGCCCCGCCGATGCGGTCTATCCCTCTGTCTGGGCATCCCGCCACAAGGGCCGGCTCTTTGCGCCGCCGATCGGCGCCATCACGCTGCACGAAAACACCGTCGAATTCACGGTCCGGCCCGGTTCAAAGTCGGGCGCGCGGCCGGTCATCATCGGCGAGTCCCCCACCGGGGTGAGCCAGCTGGTCACCAACCGGGCGCGGACCGTCGCCGGTCGGCGCTCCTCGCTCCGGCTCTCGTCCACCTCCAGCGGCGGGTGGGTGCTCTCGGGTACGATCGGCACCAGTGCCAGGGCCCGGCGGCTGACGTCCGTGGCCAACCATCCTGAAGCCGTCCTCCGCGCGGTCTGGGGCAAGGCATTGAAGGACGCCGGCATCCAGTGGGACAACACCTTTGCGCTGGCCTCCACCTCATCGCCTGAGAACGCCACGGTGCTGGCGGAGATCGAATCGCCGACGCTCGACTCCCTGGCCTCCGAGGTCAACACCCGCAGCCTCAACATCGGGGCCGAACTGCTGCTCCGGTGGGCCGGCGGCGCCACCAACGCCGCGCAGAAGCTGATGGAGCACATCCGGTCGATCACCGGTGCGACCACGGGCGTCCACCTGGTGGACGGCAGCGGTCTCTCCACTGAAGACCGGATTGCGCCGTCGGTGTTCGTCTCGTACCTGACCCGCTTCCCGATGACGCCGGAAGGCCGAAACTTCCCGCTCCTCCTGCCGGCCAACGGCGAGGGTACCCTCGGCCGCCTCGGCGGGATGCCGGGACGCGGCGTGGTTCGGGCCAAGACCGGGACGCTCGGCAACGTCAGCACACTGGTGGGATACCTTGGCCGCCCGGAAGGCGTGCTCGTGGTGACCCTGATGTACAACGGCGGGTACTCCTACACCGCCCGCCAGGAGCAGTGGAGGCTCTTTCGGACGCTCGGCGCCGACGCGGTGCAGATCCCGGAGGACCATTCGCTCGACATCGAGCCGGTGCAGCTGGGCGGCGAGGATGAGGCTCCGCCGGCGCCGGCACCGATCGTGGGGTTCGGGTTGTTCTAG